Genomic segment of Pirellulales bacterium:
ACGATCGCCCCGGTCGTCTTCGCCGCGGCCGGATCGGCGTCCGCGGCGAAGCGAGGGGTCGCCAGGGGGAGGAAGTAGGCGACCAGAAAGATCGCGACGAAGGATGCAAAGATCTTCCATTCTCGATTCATCGGGGACGATCCCTAAAGTTGTGTATTTGCATGAACATGCAAATATCTTGCCAAAAAAAGGGGGGAGCTGCCCCCTGACTTATGAAAGCACCTTGAGTTGGTCGTCGACGTGGCACTTGACGACCGACTCGATGCAGCCGAACAAGCTCTTCAGGCACTTGACCCGCAACCGGTAAAAGACCATTTGCCCCCGCTTTTCGCTGTCGACGATCCCGGCGTTCTTGAGTTGAGAGAGGTGCCGCGACACGGTCGACATGTCGGTTCCGATCACCGAGGTGAGGTCGCAAACGCACACCTGATCGTGCTCGGCGAGCACATCGATCAGCTTCAACCGGGCCGGATGGGCCAGCGCCTTGAGGACCTTGGCCCGCGTCTCGTATTTGGCTTTTTCCGCTCGGTTCATAGAATTCTCATCGGCGATTGGTTATTTGCAAGTTTAGCCAAATACTGGGGCGGCGGCAAGAGCGCCGCCGATTGCTCCGCAGACGGGAGGAGCGATCGGGCTTGGCAGGGCGCCGCTGCCTGCCGGTGCAGGGCGGGGGCCGCCCTGCGCGTTCACGCCAGCGCCATCTTCAAGCCCGCGACCAGCAGGACGACCGCCAGCACGCGACGCAGCGCGGGGTTCGCCAATCGCTTGGACCCCAATTCCGACCCGATTACGCCTCCGATTGCCGCCGCCGCGGCCCAGTACGGGAGCGCCGCGGGGAACGCCACGGCATGGGCGAACAGCCCCAGCAGCCCCGCCACGGAATTCACCACGATGAACGCCGCTGACACGCCCGAGGCGTGCTTCGGATCGGCCCAGCCGGCGATCACCAGCAGCGGGCTCAAGAAGATTCCCCCGCCCACGCCGGTCAGCCCCGACAAGAGCCCGATCCCGGCGCCGCAGAGGAGCCCCAGCCACAGCGGCAGCGATCTCGTCCGTTCGCCGCTCGGGTTCCAGGCCAGTCGTGCCGCCGCCATCAGCAACACGACTCCGACCGCAACCTTGTACGCCCCGCCGGGAACAGTGAGCCGTCCCCCGAGATAGGCCATCGGGATCGACGCCGCCGCGAACGGCCAGAACAGGGACCACGAGAACCGCCCCCGCCGGCAGAAGCGGACCGTGGCGATCGACGCGACGAGGATGTTCAGCGCGAGCGCCGCCGGCCGCATCGACTCGGGCGCGACCCCCGCGAGCGCCATCGCCGCCAGGTATCCCGACGCTCCTCCGTGCCCGACCGACGAATACAACATCGCGGCCAGGAAGATGCCAAGCACTAACGCAAATTCGCCCATGAGCGGCCGGGATCACGAGGACGGAGGTCGGGATACCGCTCGATGATACCAGCATTTGCGCCTGACGACATGATCGCGTGTCGGACTGCGCGCCGCCCGCCGATTCGCTACACCGAACTCTCGTACGTGATCCCCTCGACATGGTTCGACACGGACGCGGCGAATGCCGCTGCTTCCTTGTGGACAGGGTGCTCGATGTAGGCGTTGTAGTCTTCGATCGTGTCGAACTCGGCGAGCACGGCCATGTCGACCGCCCAGGGGGCCGGTTGCGAGGCGATCTGCTGGCCCGCCTCGACCCGCTTGTTCACCGGGATCTCGCGCCGCAGACGCTCCAGATTGCTGAGAATCTGCCGACGGTTGTCTTCCTTGGTCCGGCCGGCCGCTTCGTCTTTGAGATTGAATAGCGCGATGTGCTTGATCATGGATCAGGTCTCCTTGTGGGAACGATGTGCGATCAACAGGCGAACGGGCCATTTGCTCGGCGGGCCGCTGATGCCGCGTCATGCGAGCGCCAAGTGCGCCTTCGCTTCCGTCGCGACCGGTTGATTGGCCAGAAGTTCGACAATCTTCGCTGCAAACAGGTGGGCGTGGGCTCCTGTGCGTCCCGTCACGAGGTCGCCGTCGACGACGACGTCCTCGTTCGTGTAGACGGCGCCCATATTCACTGCGTCGCCGTACAGATTGTTGTGGCAGGTGAGCTTGCGGCCGCGGACCAACTCCGGCGCCGAGGCGACCAGCCACAGCCCGTGGCAGATGATCCCCTTGAGAACCGACTCCTCGGCGAACGCCCGGTGTAGGAACTCGGTCGCGGGGGGCAGCACCCGCACGTCGTCGGTGTACCGCAACCGGTCGGAGACCATGCCCGACGGGACGATGATCGCGTCGTAGCTCCGCAGTTCCTCGTCGCTCATCCCCTCGAACGACTCGTGGCACTCGAATGGGGCGTGGTACTCGTGCCCCTTGAACTCGATCGACTTCTGTCCCCACATCCGCGACAGGAAATGGAGTTCGGCGCCCTCTTCGGGAAACCGATAGTGGTAGTACCAGATTTCGTGCTCATAGAAATCGCTTTCCAACAGCACGCCGATCTTCTTGCCTTTGAGTTTCACGAAACGATCCTCTGATGGATGGGATGTCGTTTGCTGGGGGGCGGCGAGCCGATGCTCGCACCGTCCTTGGCGCCTAAACCCCGGTCGCCTCGGCCGACAGGACTTGGGCTCCGGCCGGGTCGTCGAAGTATCCTTGGCTGACTTCGACGATCCGCCCGTCGGGGTCGGCGATCCAGGCGGTTCGCCATCCGGGTATGAAGTCGCCGAAGTCCAACGGCGGCTGCGTCACGACGGCGTCGTCGCCGATCTCCGCAAGCAGCGCGTCCACGTCGTCGACTTGGAACGCCAGGTGCCGCACCCCTGGGTACTCGGGCCCGGCGCCAGTCGCCGGCGGAGCGGGCGACTCTCCCTGGGCTTGAAACAGCTCGAGCATCGTCGGGCAGTATTCCATTTTCAAAAACACGACCTCGTCCGCTCCGTTGCCGACGACGCGGGCGCGGTGGAACCCGAAATGCTTCGTGTAAAACTCCTCGGTCTGCTGCGGATCGCGGCAGCAGAGCCCGAGGTGCGAAAACAGCATCAGTCGCATGGAAATGACTCCCATCGTGATTTCCAGCCAAGGACGCGGGGCGTCGGCAAGGCGTGTGATTCGTGCATGCGTCGGTGCCGCGAAATTCGCGACCAGCGGGGCTGGACGACTCGCCTTCCGACTCGCGTCGGATTTTGGCGTCCCGGGCAACTTCGCTTGTTCTCTTGACCCGTCGTACCTGTTTCGTCGTCTTGCGTCGCTTTGCGCCGAATGCGGTTCCTCAGGCGCCGCCGGCCCCCGCAGCAACCGCAGCGTTCGTTACACCGCGGCGAGTTCGCCCGCCTCGACCGGGGCGCCGGCGACCGAGTGAAGAATCTCCAGCACGTTCGCCTCGTTCAGCGGGCGATAGGCGCCGATTGGTCCGAACCGCACGGCTTGCCGGGCGGCGCGGGGGAGGACGTCGGCCTCCACCCCCGCCTCGGCGAGCGTTGCGGCGATTCCCATCGAGGACCAGAACTCCTGCGTGCGGTCGATGGCTTCGTGCCCGACCTCCAGATCGTTGCGGCCCGCGCGGCAGATTCCCCACACCCGCTCGCCGTACTGGGCGAACTTCTCGGGGCCGGCCTCGATGACGTGCCGCATCCACCCGGGGTACACGATCGCCATCCCCAGGCCGTGGTTCACGTCGGTGGCGGCCGACAGTTCGTGCTCGATCAAGTGCGACGCCCAGTCGTTGACCACCCCGACCTGGGCGAGCTGGCTGCACGCCCAACTGGCGCAGTACAGCAGATTGGCCCGGGCGGCATAGTTCGTCGGCTCCGCGATCGCGATCGGGCCGCACTCGATCATCGTCTTCAGCAACCCTTCCTTGATCCGGTCCTGCGCCGGCGAGTCGGATGTGTGCGAGAAGTATTGCTCGAAG
This window contains:
- a CDS encoding helix-turn-helix transcriptional regulator, which gives rise to MNRAEKAKYETRAKVLKALAHPARLKLIDVLAEHDQVCVCDLTSVIGTDMSTVSRHLSQLKNAGIVDSEKRGQMVFYRLRVKCLKSLFGCIESVVKCHVDDQLKVLS
- a CDS encoding sulfite exporter TauE/SafE family protein, whose product is MGEFALVLGIFLAAMLYSSVGHGGASGYLAAMALAGVAPESMRPAALALNILVASIATVRFCRRGRFSWSLFWPFAAASIPMAYLGGRLTVPGGAYKVAVGVVLLMAAARLAWNPSGERTRSLPLWLGLLCGAGIGLLSGLTGVGGGIFLSPLLVIAGWADPKHASGVSAAFIVVNSVAGLLGLFAHAVAFPAALPYWAAAAAIGGVIGSELGSKRLANPALRRVLAVVLLVAGLKMALA
- a CDS encoding Dabb family protein, whose translation is MIKHIALFNLKDEAAGRTKEDNRRQILSNLERLRREIPVNKRVEAGQQIASQPAPWAVDMAVLAEFDTIEDYNAYIEHPVHKEAAAFAASVSNHVEGITYESSV
- a CDS encoding DJ-1/PfpI family protein — protein: MKLKGKKIGVLLESDFYEHEIWYYHYRFPEEGAELHFLSRMWGQKSIEFKGHEYHAPFECHESFEGMSDEELRSYDAIIVPSGMVSDRLRYTDDVRVLPPATEFLHRAFAEESVLKGIICHGLWLVASAPELVRGRKLTCHNNLYGDAVNMGAVYTNEDVVVDGDLVTGRTGAHAHLFAAKIVELLANQPVATEAKAHLALA
- a CDS encoding VOC family protein, with amino-acid sequence MGVISMRLMLFSHLGLCCRDPQQTEEFYTKHFGFHRARVVGNGADEVVFLKMEYCPTMLELFQAQGESPAPPATGAGPEYPGVRHLAFQVDDVDALLAEIGDDAVVTQPPLDFGDFIPGWRTAWIADPDGRIVEVSQGYFDDPAGAQVLSAEATGV